In a genomic window of Roseiflexus castenholzii DSM 13941:
- a CDS encoding glycosyltransferase family 2 protein, with the protein MQAYLEGLAPVFDIRLIDVWPWLPLALFSALLAFWYIQDVIATLRAPHLNPHPDLPDTGPLVTVIIPARNEAARIGACLEGLARQSYRSFEVIVVDDDSSDGTADVVRRFAARLPALTILSSKGLPHHWAGKCWACWQGANRARGDWFLFLDADVAPQPELLAALVERATAGRDMITLVPLIHLTSFAERLVLPPFIGLISMIYPFDRVNDPSSPLAFAIGQCIMVRRDVYAAVDGHRAVRGSVLEDMDLARLVKQSGYALDAAIAPDLLDVRMYNGWETLTEGLKKNAVAGYRSGGVRSGLMGMRLGLMAIMPWNMLIAGQALPLIGGDPALAQALMLAGAALLIISALCWGAVVRYRFRISPLWGTLYGPGTAVYFALAAQALFQIRSGKGVEWKGRMFPR; encoded by the coding sequence TTGCAGGCATACCTGGAAGGGTTGGCGCCGGTGTTCGATATTCGCCTGATCGACGTTTGGCCCTGGTTGCCGCTGGCGCTGTTCAGCGCATTACTGGCTTTCTGGTACATCCAGGATGTCATCGCCACCCTTCGCGCGCCGCATCTCAACCCGCATCCCGATCTCCCTGACACTGGTCCCCTGGTGACGGTTATCATTCCTGCGCGCAATGAGGCTGCGCGCATCGGCGCCTGTCTTGAAGGTCTGGCGCGGCAGTCGTACCGCTCCTTTGAAGTGATTGTCGTCGATGACGATTCGAGCGATGGCACCGCCGATGTCGTGCGCCGGTTCGCGGCGCGTCTTCCGGCGCTCACGATCCTTTCCTCGAAAGGTTTGCCGCACCATTGGGCGGGCAAGTGCTGGGCATGCTGGCAGGGGGCGAATCGGGCGCGCGGCGACTGGTTCCTCTTCCTCGATGCTGATGTTGCGCCGCAACCAGAATTGCTGGCAGCGCTCGTCGAGCGCGCGACCGCCGGACGCGATATGATCACGCTGGTGCCGCTCATTCACCTGACCTCTTTCGCCGAACGTCTGGTGTTGCCGCCGTTCATCGGGTTGATATCCATGATCTATCCATTCGATCGGGTGAACGATCCATCGTCGCCGCTGGCATTCGCCATTGGTCAGTGCATTATGGTGCGGCGCGATGTCTATGCTGCTGTCGATGGGCATCGCGCGGTGCGCGGGAGCGTGCTGGAGGATATGGACCTGGCGCGGCTGGTAAAGCAGTCGGGCTATGCACTGGATGCCGCCATCGCGCCCGACCTGCTCGATGTGCGCATGTACAATGGCTGGGAAACGCTCACCGAAGGCTTGAAGAAAAATGCCGTCGCCGGGTATCGGAGCGGCGGCGTTCGTTCCGGGTTGATGGGGATGCGCCTGGGGTTGATGGCGATCATGCCATGGAACATGCTGATCGCCGGGCAGGCGCTGCCGCTGATCGGCGGTGATCCTGCGCTGGCGCAGGCGCTGATGCTGGCAGGCGCCGCGCTGCTGATTATCAGCGCCCTCTGCTGGGGAGCGGTTGTTCGTTATCGCTTCCGCATCTCGCCGCTCTGGGGCACTCTCTACGGACCGGGAACGGCGGTTTATTTTGCGCTGGCAGCGCAGGCGCTGTTCCAGATCCGCAGCGGCAAAGGGGTCGAGTGGAAAGGGCGCATGTTCCCACGCTGA
- a CDS encoding LGFP repeat-containing protein: MLKKRQAFRLLAALLIIASLWIGALPHPASAQGDLRYFAETGHFLRGAFRAYWERNGGVAIFGFPITEEYRRSDGRIVQWFQRARFELAQANPPVVQLGHLGREFTGDRIFPQAPPQPGAARVRYFSETNHTLRGLFKETWERRGGLAIFGYPISEEIYENINGQWTLVQYFERYRFELRLYPSRVEFGLLGEALAPAQLRAPWPPNIAPDQPLNEDGTPLPPPFRPGLYAQARVIAEADQTFRIEGEGYRPGERVRFLLSSPECECRPITLDAQPLADVNGSISYAQVRFNARDYARGRWYLTAQGQTSNRAGIAQFFVGVAPPVGQPGGVIVGTTPQAAAFGQAVIVQGSGFQPNEQVSLWLTAPDQSVRGIPESPTADGSGSISGANIRITIDNTFRAGTWFITAQGRSSGRQAIGTFRVDAGATPPPLQPPGDPARLGILIHNELRVRGAGSITPLAAPPGSGFVFNASGFDPNEKVGVWLTRPAGAGVEAIDERLVQREGGNVRVAFRVERDQQGVWTITAQGASTGRAVTAPFKLTRDYVAPLGTPRPATSRNALVTPAEGGQRTTFRLTASGFRANELLEFWVTSPDGLYVLNTPVQADNRGRIGVSPALGVQLGARNPTGVYGYHYRGTLSGVRADIYFTFTGAP, encoded by the coding sequence ATGCTCAAGAAACGCCAGGCGTTCCGCCTTCTGGCAGCGCTCCTGATCATAGCGTCCCTGTGGATCGGCGCTCTGCCGCACCCTGCATCGGCGCAGGGTGATCTGCGCTATTTTGCGGAAACGGGGCATTTCTTGCGCGGCGCCTTTCGTGCGTACTGGGAGCGGAATGGTGGTGTGGCGATTTTCGGCTTCCCGATAACCGAGGAATATCGCCGATCCGATGGGCGGATCGTCCAATGGTTCCAGCGCGCCCGCTTCGAACTGGCACAAGCGAATCCGCCTGTGGTGCAACTCGGGCATCTCGGGCGTGAGTTCACCGGTGATCGCATCTTCCCACAGGCGCCGCCTCAACCAGGCGCCGCGCGCGTTCGCTACTTCTCCGAAACGAACCATACACTGCGCGGTCTGTTCAAAGAAACCTGGGAACGGCGCGGCGGTCTCGCCATTTTTGGCTACCCGATCAGCGAGGAGATCTACGAAAATATCAACGGTCAATGGACACTGGTGCAGTATTTCGAGCGGTATCGCTTTGAATTGCGCCTCTATCCAAGCCGCGTCGAGTTCGGTCTGCTCGGCGAGGCGCTCGCACCCGCCCAACTGCGCGCCCCCTGGCCCCCTAATATTGCGCCCGACCAACCATTGAACGAGGACGGCACGCCCCTTCCGCCCCCCTTCCGACCAGGTTTGTACGCTCAGGCGCGCGTGATTGCCGAGGCCGATCAGACTTTCCGCATCGAAGGGGAAGGATACCGTCCCGGCGAACGGGTGCGCTTCCTGCTCTCTTCGCCGGAGTGCGAGTGTCGTCCGATCACCCTCGACGCGCAACCGCTTGCCGATGTCAACGGTTCGATTTCCTATGCGCAGGTGCGCTTCAATGCGCGCGATTATGCGCGTGGACGCTGGTACCTGACGGCGCAGGGGCAAACGAGCAATCGCGCCGGTATTGCACAGTTCTTTGTCGGTGTGGCGCCACCGGTTGGGCAACCCGGCGGGGTCATCGTCGGCACAACCCCGCAGGCTGCGGCGTTTGGTCAGGCGGTGATCGTCCAGGGGAGCGGCTTCCAACCCAATGAACAGGTCAGCCTGTGGCTCACTGCCCCAGACCAGTCGGTGCGCGGCATCCCTGAGTCGCCGACTGCCGATGGCAGCGGGTCGATCAGCGGCGCAAACATCCGTATTACGATTGATAACACCTTCCGTGCCGGCACATGGTTCATTACGGCGCAGGGACGCAGCAGCGGGCGTCAGGCAATCGGGACGTTCCGCGTGGATGCCGGCGCCACTCCGCCGCCGTTGCAACCGCCTGGCGATCCGGCGCGTCTTGGCATTCTCATCCACAATGAACTGCGCGTCCGTGGCGCCGGTTCGATCACCCCGCTCGCCGCGCCGCCAGGATCGGGGTTCGTCTTCAATGCCAGCGGCTTCGATCCAAACGAGAAGGTCGGCGTCTGGTTGACGCGACCGGCAGGGGCTGGCGTCGAAGCAATCGACGAGCGCCTGGTACAGCGCGAAGGGGGAAACGTGCGGGTCGCCTTCCGGGTCGAACGCGATCAACAGGGAGTCTGGACGATCACAGCGCAGGGCGCCAGCACCGGACGCGCCGTAACGGCGCCGTTCAAACTAACGCGCGACTATGTGGCGCCGCTGGGAACACCACGCCCTGCCACCAGCCGCAACGCATTGGTCACGCCTGCCGAGGGTGGGCAGCGCACGACATTTCGCCTGACGGCGAGCGGCTTCCGCGCAAACGAACTGCTGGAGTTCTGGGTGACGTCGCCCGATGGACTGTACGTGCTCAATACGCCGGTTCAGGCGGACAATCGCGGGCGTATTGGCGTGTCGCCGGCACTTGGGGTGCAACTCGGCGCGCGCAACCCGACGGGGGTGTACGGGTATCACTATCGCGGCACGCTGAGCGGTGTGCGGGCTGATATCTACTTTACTTTCACCGGCGCGCCATAG